The Numenius arquata chromosome 6, bNumArq3.hap1.1, whole genome shotgun sequence sequence CATCTCCGAGTGCTCCAACCCCCTTACAGCGGTCACCTGGGGGTTTAACTATTGCAAAACTTCAACTTAACGCCTCAAAAGCTTCtcgccctaaaaaaaaaaaaaaaacaaaaaaaaacacaactctttttttcttccactgcgGCTTTTCACGCTGCTTGCCCTTGCCTTTAAGCCAAGCAGCCCCGATGGCGAACACCTGAGGAGACCCCCCCGAGCTCCCCGTCCCTACCTGTCATCTCCGCCATGTGCCGGGCCGGGATGCCCATAACGCGGGCACAGGCCTCCATCTGCTGGGCCACCAGCGGCTTGGTGGGGGCGAGGAAGAGGACCTTGCCGGAGGGGAACCAGCGGTAGAAGTTGTACATGACGACGGCGGCCACGAAGGTCTTACCCAGCCCGGTAGGCAAGCAGACCAGCGTGTTGGCCAGCAAAGCGGCGCGGGCCATCCGCAGCTGGTAGCCACGCACCGGGTAGTTGGTGGGGTAGATCCAAATGGAGCCCGCCGCCTCGCAGAAACCCCCCGCCGGGCTGGGGTCCGCCACGGCGGCTGCCGCCGCCAAGAGcaggtcatcatcatcatcatcttcttcatccttcttcttCGTTAtcgttgtggtggtggtggtggtggtcttccCGCTCGCCACCCGCCAAGCCTGAGGTAAAGTGCGCTGCCGCCCGCCGCTCATCCTCCCTCAGGGCACCCCCGCGCCCCTCGGCGCCCGCCTGCCCTGAGGTAACGCCCGCTGAGGCGCTGCGTCCTCCATTTTCTCTCAGCGCCGCCTCTTGAAAACCCCGCGGGAGCCGCCGCGATGGACGGAGGGGAGGGACCGGGGACGGCGGACGCCGTCCCCGGTCCCTCCCCTCCGTCCATCGCGGCGGCTCCCGCGGGGTCGACGGGAAGGTTGGGCGGTGCACGAAGGAGGAGCCGgcggtgaaggaggaggaggaggtggcgggCGGGAAAATGGCGGCGGCCGCGGCTAGTCCGGCGCAGCCCTGGAGCGCTGAGGAGCTGCGGAGCGAGGCGCTGCCCAAGAAGGATATCATCAAGTTCCTTCAGGAGCATGCAGCCCAGGCGGTAAGTGGTGGATGTAGGGGTGTGTGTGGAAGGGGTTCCCCCTTCTCTATATATGCTTTTCCCCTACgtgtccctccctccttccctcaacCGGCGTGTCTTGCAGTTCCTGGCGGAGCACAAGCTGCTGGGGCAGGTGAAGAACGTGGCCAAGACGGCCAACAAGGAGCAGCTCATCGCGGCCTACACGCAGCTCTTCCACACGCAggtgaggggacggggggacatgggggacgggggacacgaCATGGGGTTCGGGGCGGTGGCTGATGgctgcccctctctcccccctctcgGCCTCCCCTCAGCGGTTCAAGGGCACGGACGGCGCAGAGAAGGCGGCGGAGAAGGCGAAGCCTGCCAAGGCGGAGGAGGCCAAGGGCAAGGCAGCGAAGCCCGAGGAGGCCGTGGAAGAGGTGGGTGCAGGACCCCCAGCTCGTATTGTTTGGGCGATCCCGCGGGTGGGTTTCAGTGGTGGCCGGTGATAgcacaaggggcaacgggcacaaactgaaacagaggAAAATCCGTCTCAACATGAGGGAAAACCTCTttcttttgagggtggcagagccctggaagaggcctcccagagaggtgatggagtctccttctctggagacattcaaaccccccctggacacgttcctgtgcaacctgctctgggtggacctgctctggcagggcgttGGAGAagagatctccagaggtcccttccaccagTCTGTAGTTCTGTGGGCCAGCCAAATTATCCAGCTCTTCAAAACCCTGGTTACCGCAAGAAGTCTGGTACCATGCCTTAAGCTTAGGCAGCTTCTGCAACGTAATTAGCGATAGGTCCTGTGCCTCCCTCCCAAAGCTTCAGTCTTTGCTGAAAACTGCTCCTACGCTGCTATGTTTTCCCCAAATATTCCAGCCCTGCGATATCACGTGAACATGCCATTCACCGACACTGCATCCGTGCCTTGAACTAACTGGTGGTTCTGTCTTGAATGTGGTTTGCCTGAGACTAGTTAATGCAGCAGTCCTAACTCCTGTTTTTATAAACTTAGGGACCGCCAAAGTAtacaaaatccattttaaaaaagggtgATAAAACCAACTTCCCGAAGAAAGGGGACACTGTTCACTGCTGGTACACAGGGAAACTACAGGACGGGACAGTCTTCGATACCAATATTCAAACAAGTAAGGTCACGTACACACTGTTGGGCTTTTGTTGTGAATGCGGGCAGAGGCAATTAGCTGGACTCATTAAGCAGCCTGGGGAGGTGCTCCCTTCTGGAGGGGGTGTGCGGTGGGTGTCCTGACAAACCGCTTTTACCATGGGGGTGCTGAGCCgagggggtgtccctgcagtctGCTCCCGGAGCCTTCCATTGGGGAACGCAGAGCGGTATTTTGGGACGGGCTGGTGTCAAGTGACAGCGCTGCCTCTTGCCGGGCCTGGCTGCTGGCATTCTCCAGCACAGATGTAACGGGAAACGCAGGGATTTAATCAGGGCTGGAACTGCTTGGGAGGAAAGATGGTTCCTGCTCCAGGAGCTCCCCTTATCCATGGAGCTTGGACTCGCTGTTAGTGAGTCTGTACTTGTGTTATGATGTTGTACGGtccctattactttttttttttgcttcactgaTGTGTTTATGACTTGTACCGCCAACTTTAGTCATTCAGAAAGGAGGCTCTGAGCTCCACTGGGTCAGTATCTGAAAGATGCccatcaaggccaggttggagggggcttggagcaacctggtgtggtgggaggtgtccctgcccagggcagaggggggaactggatgatctttcaggtcccttccaactcaaaccctTCAGTGATTCTAATTTTAGCTCTTGGTGCAATTTGAACATTTAATAATGTTAACatttaataatgttaataatagTGCAGTTTTCCTCTAGAAATCTGATAGTGGGCTAAAAATAACATGGTAAGAACAGATATTTATATAAAGCATGATTGAATAGTAATTTTAGACAGAAGTACGGCATGTGCCGGTGTGATGTTAAAGCAAACACAAGCAAAACTGTCTTTCaggttcaaagaagaaaaaagcagccaAACCTTTAAGTTTCAAAGTTGGCGTAGGAAAAGTAATCCGGGGGGTAAGTAATCCATTAATGACTCCCTCGGAATCCATAAAAGAGTGTTCATTTTGCAGGATTTATGGCCGGGGTGCGGATTTTGAGCTGCTGTTTGTGTTTCTGGTGGGGGTAAAAAGGCGAGTTGAAAGGATTTACGTCCGCAGGGTGGGATGTTTGTTCTTTATGGATGTGTTCGTCTGTCCGCAGTGTGATTAATTCCTCTCATTAAGCAGTGTGCGGCACACAGCGTTCCACAGACACTGGTGTGTCTGGGAGGTACCAGCTGATGTGCCTGCCCCGCTGCGGCTGAGCCGGGGGTGAAACGGGTCTGCGGGAGGCAGGAAGGGTCTTGTGCTTACCTGGCTTCAAAATCCAAACCAACCCGAGCCAGCAGAacctcccaggctgctgctgtgcgGGGAAAAGGCCCTTAGCGTGACTGGATTGGAACTGGGAAGGGGGAGTGTCTCTGGGCTTGTGGCCAGCGCTGCAGGAGCAGCGGTTGCCTGGGTTTCTCTGTAGCCTTCTTGGCATCTCCCCTGCTCGTGTGGGTGCCAGGGATCTCCCTCAGGGCGTGAGCAGCGGCCACATCGTGCGGCGCTGATGCGGTGCTGAGCGGAACCCCGGCTTTGGGCACCGGGAGTCCTGAAGAGGGACAGGCACCGAAATAAAACGCATCTTTAAAACATCAGCCTTAAATAAAGGCTACTGCGTCGGTACTGCTGGGAAACGCGAGGCAGGGACAGACCCCTCAGTGCTGAGCGGGTGCGTCTGCTGGGAGGTGCACGGTGGATACTTCCTCAGAAAGAACGCGTTGCCGCTTGGGCTCACCAGTATCGTCACAGCCTGACAGCAGGGATCCGTGCTGCCACGTACAGTGCGGGATAAGGTGGGAGCGGGGAACATTGGCCCTGGGGGGTGTTTATTTccacaaaggaaaagaaggtgaAATGGGCTCCCAGCGCACGCGGGGGTGGGTGAGAACGAGGGGGGATTGCGCAGGGACTCGGTGCAGCAGATCAGAGAAGCACCGGAAACGCACTTTCCCTCAAGCTGTGTAAAACTACCCTGTTCTTTCGGTGTTTGTTTGAGTGTGGTGTTTTGGTGTTGCAGTGGGATGAAGCTCTCCTAACAATGAGCAAAGGAGAGAAGGCTCAACTGGAGATCGAACCCGAGTGGGCATACGGCAAGAAAGGGCAGCCCGATGCTAAGTATCCTTCTGCTGCTAATTACTCATTAAGGAACCTGACAATGCTGGGCGGAATGAAGTGCTTTGTGGGCAGGGGTGTAACGGGGGGAGCGTTCACATGGTACCCACGGCAGGCTGAGAGTGTTAACGGTACGACAGAACTCGGGGAAGTCAACAGATGGGTGCAGCTGCCTGTTTAGGAGAAGCCACTCTTACTTTCTGcctgttattttttattattccagCTGCTTCCAATGGTTATtcccacagcagggctggggatgcgGGAGGGAAGGTACCCGCTGCAGCTGCAGACGGCGGGTAAAGCCTGGCTGGAGCTGGCTCGGGTACAGCTGAAGTAGGGGGCTGGGTGAGCGATGCCCCCGTGTCACACCCAGTTCATTCGGGGGGGAGGGACACGGTTGCTCCCTCTTGCTCCAGCCCCACGTCGCCATAATTTAAAGGCCTGTTCTAGATCTTCCTCCCTCTGCAGTACGGTGGGAGAGCAGGGACTGTCCAAAGCTGCAGACGAGGCTCGGGCAGGACTCTTCACCGGAGCGGTGGGGATAACGAGAAGCATATCTTAATTAAAGAGCATCCATGGAATGGGGACTGGCTGTCTCATGACAGCTCGGGGTGGGCAGCAGCTGCGGTTCCACACTAAATCGGGGATGAAATCCAAGCCACCAGAGGAGAAGCGAGACAGGtggtgactcagtgagcactgaCCCCTGTCACAAATGCGGGGCGGGTGTTTAAGCTTCCTTAACGTGCGCCAACAGGATTCCGCCAAACGCAAAGCTTTTCTTTGAAGTGGAGTTGGTGGATATTGAATGAAGAGTTTTCTTCGCTGCTGGGAACCCCCTTCCGATCACGAAAGCTTCTGACAATGCAGTTTTGCTCTTGTAACTTCAGGAAATAGTTACAACCGTGGCCTTGTACCCAAATCGAGTGTGTTTTCCCTGCCCCCGACTGCTGTACAGTAACACACCACTAAAGAAACCACAGTTTGTACGTGCGACCGCACTTCTTTGTGTATGTGACTTGAAAACTCGAAACTGCTTCCTCTCGCGCTGGGGGAAAAATAGCATAGATCTGCAGTAAACTGTGAGAGGAGAAGCAGCCCCAGCTGGAGGGGCCAGGACTGTTACCATCCCTCGCCGCAGTGAGGGAGCTTCCACCGAAAATCAGGTAAAAAGTCAAAAGTATCGTTTATTTCGATGCTGGAGCCCTCAGCCGCGTTTCCCCCTCAGCCTTACCCTGTGTCGCTGCCGAGCTCCCCAACAGCACTCACCCAGCAGTTCTAGTTAAAACGTtaggagaggggaagaggaaaacactTACATTTATCCTCCAGGCActaattttctcctttaaacGTGTTTTAAGAAGTGTTGGGCGTGATGCCCCCCTTCCAGAAGCGAAGCATGGGCGTTCCTCAGCCACTGGAGCTTGGCTGGAGAAAGCGGGGGCGTGACCGCGGCACTCCAAGAAAGCTCAGAGAACTACGGAATTCCTTGCTTTTATTACAAAAACGGGA is a genomic window containing:
- the FKBP3 gene encoding peptidyl-prolyl cis-trans isomerase FKBP3; this translates as MAAAAASPAQPWSAEELRSEALPKKDIIKFLQEHAAQAFLAEHKLLGQVKNVAKTANKEQLIAAYTQLFHTQRFKGTDGAEKAAEKAKPAKAEEAKGKAAKPEEAVEEGPPKYTKSILKKGDKTNFPKKGDTVHCWYTGKLQDGTVFDTNIQTSSKKKKAAKPLSFKVGVGKVIRGWDEALLTMSKGEKAQLEIEPEWAYGKKGQPDAKIPPNAKLFFEVELVDIE